A region of Aliivibrio fischeri DNA encodes the following proteins:
- a CDS encoding DUF547 domain-containing protein codes for MKTFISSLLLLFSFNTFAAPKSELWSYWNVSNEKNATTISHQYWQQTLDKYLITKGEFTLFDYAHVTDADERTLNSYLRQMSRIDPREYKKSEQYAYWVNLYNALTVKLILMDYPIESITKLGGLFSFGPWDEEIITVAGKALTLNDIEHRILRPIWNDPRTHYAVNCASLGCPNLQPKAFTARNSDKLLDKAATEFINSDKGVLIKEENVQLSSIYDWFAIDFGSQQQLFEHLKKYRPELKPFKGDIRYDYNWKLNQQ; via the coding sequence ATGAAAACCTTTATATCCTCGTTACTTTTGCTTTTTTCATTCAATACGTTCGCTGCACCAAAATCTGAATTATGGAGCTACTGGAACGTAAGTAATGAAAAAAACGCCACCACAATATCTCACCAATACTGGCAGCAAACATTAGATAAATACCTTATTACTAAAGGGGAATTCACGCTTTTTGACTATGCTCACGTCACAGATGCAGATGAACGAACGCTCAATAGTTATTTACGTCAAATGAGCCGTATAGACCCAAGAGAGTACAAAAAATCAGAACAATATGCTTATTGGGTTAACCTTTACAATGCTCTTACGGTAAAACTTATCCTAATGGATTACCCAATTGAATCTATTACCAAGCTAGGAGGATTATTCAGCTTTGGTCCTTGGGATGAAGAGATTATTACGGTTGCAGGAAAAGCCCTCACTCTTAATGATATTGAACATCGAATTTTAAGACCGATTTGGAATGATCCTAGAACTCACTATGCCGTAAATTGCGCAAGTTTAGGCTGTCCTAATTTACAACCTAAAGCCTTTACCGCTAGAAACAGCGATAAATTACTAGATAAAGCCGCAACCGAGTTCATCAACAGTGATAAAGGGGTTTTAATTAAAGAAGAGAATGTCCAGCTCTCCTCTATTTATGATTGGTTTGCTATTGATTTTGGTAGTCAACAACAACTATTTGAGCACCTAAAAAAATATCGCCCAGAATTAAAACCATTCAAAGGCGATATTCGTTATGACTATAACTGGAAATTAAATCAACAATAA
- the leuD gene encoding 3-isopropylmalate dehydratase small subunit yields the protein MSGFKQHTGLVVPLDTANIDTDAIIPKQFLQKVNRIGFGKHLFHDWRFLDDAGEQPNPEFVMNAPRYQGATVLLARENFGCGSSREHAPWALADYGIQVMIAPSFADIFYGNSINNQMVPVRLTESEVDEIFQFVEANEGAEVTVDLEAMLVTANNKQYSFEIDEFRRHCLLNGLDNIGLTLQHADKIAEYEAKIPSFLK from the coding sequence ATGTCAGGTTTTAAGCAACATACAGGTCTAGTCGTTCCTTTAGATACGGCGAACATTGATACCGATGCCATTATACCAAAGCAATTTCTTCAAAAAGTAAATCGCATTGGTTTTGGTAAACATCTATTTCACGATTGGCGTTTTCTTGATGATGCTGGTGAGCAACCCAATCCAGAATTTGTTATGAACGCACCTCGCTATCAAGGTGCTACCGTTCTACTTGCTCGTGAAAACTTTGGTTGTGGCTCTTCTCGTGAACATGCACCTTGGGCGCTAGCGGATTATGGTATCCAAGTAATGATCGCACCAAGTTTTGCTGATATTTTCTATGGCAACTCAATCAACAACCAAATGGTACCCGTTCGCCTAACTGAATCTGAAGTGGATGAAATTTTTCAGTTCGTTGAAGCGAATGAAGGTGCTGAGGTTACTGTGGATTTAGAAGCAATGTTAGTGACCGCTAACAATAAACAGTATTCTTTTGAAATTGATGAATTTCGCCGCCATTGCCTGCTAAATGGTTTAGATAATATCGGGTTAACACTGCAACATGCTGATAAGATCGCAGAATATGAAGCGAAAATCCCAAGCTTCTTAAAATAG
- the leuC gene encoding 3-isopropylmalate dehydratase large subunit — translation MSNAKTLYEKIYDAHVAVAAEGENPILYIDRHLVHEVTSPQAFDGLREKGRKVRQVGKTFATMDHNVSTQTKDINASGEMARIQMETLSKNCEEFGVTLYDLNHKYQGIVHVMGPELGITLPGMTIVCGDSHTATHGAFGSLAFGIGTSEVEHVLATQTLKQARAKTMKIDVKGKVAEGITAKDIVLAIIGKTTAAGGTGYVVEFCGEAITDLTMEGRMTVCNMAIELGAKAGLIAPDQTTFDYIAGRKFSPQGADLDAAIEYWSSLKTDDDAEFDAVVTLDASEIKPQVTWGTNPGQVIAVDAPIPAPESFADPVEKASAEKALAYMGLEAGKSLSDYNVDKVFVGSCTNSRIEDMRAAAAIAKGRKVASHVQALIVPGSEQVKAQAEKEGLDVIFKEAGFEWRLPGCSMCLAMNNDRLGPHERCASTSNRNFEGRQGRDGRTHLVSPAMAAAAAIAGHFVDIRTITEQA, via the coding sequence ATGTCTAACGCAAAAACATTATACGAAAAAATTTACGATGCCCATGTTGCCGTTGCAGCTGAAGGCGAAAACCCTATTTTATACATCGACCGCCATTTGGTTCACGAAGTAACGTCACCACAAGCGTTCGACGGTCTACGTGAAAAAGGACGTAAAGTTCGTCAAGTAGGCAAAACCTTTGCAACGATGGATCACAACGTTTCAACACAAACCAAAGACATTAATGCCTCTGGTGAAATGGCACGAATCCAAATGGAAACGCTGTCTAAAAACTGTGAAGAATTTGGTGTTACCCTTTACGATCTAAATCATAAATACCAAGGTATTGTGCACGTAATGGGGCCAGAGCTTGGTATTACTTTACCGGGTATGACGATTGTTTGTGGTGATTCACACACCGCAACTCACGGTGCATTTGGTTCACTAGCATTCGGTATCGGTACTTCAGAAGTTGAGCACGTACTAGCAACACAAACGCTAAAACAAGCACGTGCGAAAACCATGAAAATCGATGTTAAAGGTAAAGTCGCTGAAGGCATCACGGCAAAAGATATCGTGCTAGCAATCATTGGTAAAACAACGGCTGCTGGTGGTACGGGCTACGTAGTTGAGTTCTGTGGCGAAGCAATTACTGACCTTACTATGGAAGGTCGTATGACAGTGTGTAACATGGCCATTGAGCTAGGTGCTAAAGCGGGTCTAATCGCACCAGACCAAACCACATTTGATTACATTGCGGGTCGTAAGTTCTCACCACAAGGTGCAGATTTAGACGCCGCTATCGAATACTGGTCATCATTGAAAACGGATGATGATGCTGAGTTTGATGCAGTCGTTACGCTTGACGCCTCAGAAATTAAACCGCAAGTAACTTGGGGAACCAACCCAGGCCAAGTAATCGCAGTAGATGCACCAATCCCAGCACCAGAAAGCTTTGCTGACCCTGTAGAAAAAGCGTCTGCAGAAAAAGCCTTAGCGTATATGGGTCTTGAAGCGGGTAAATCTCTGTCTGATTACAACGTTGATAAAGTTTTTGTTGGCTCTTGTACTAACTCGCGAATTGAAGACATGCGTGCTGCGGCAGCCATTGCTAAAGGACGTAAAGTTGCCTCTCATGTACAAGCTCTAATTGTTCCAGGCTCTGAGCAAGTAAAAGCACAAGCGGAAAAAGAAGGTCTAGATGTGATCTTTAAAGAAGCAGGCTTTGAATGGCGTCTGCCAGGCTGCTCTATGTGTCTTGCAATGAACAATGATCGTCTAGGTCCACATGAGCGTTGTGCATCTACATCAAACCGTAACTTTGAAGGTCGTCAAGGCCGTGATGGTCGAACTCACCTAGTGAGCCCTGCGATGGCTGCCGCTGCTGCAATTGCAGGTCACTTTGTTGATATCCGCACCATTACAGAACAAGCATAA
- the leuB gene encoding 3-isopropylmalate dehydrogenase, protein MTNKTYKIAVLPGDGIGPEVMEQAHKVLDAIEKKHAISFSREQHDVGGIAIDNHGCPLPESTVKGCEESDAVLFGSVGGPKWEHLPPNDQPERGALLPLRKHFQLFCNLRPAQIHKGLENFSPLRADISERGFDIVVVRELTGGIYFGQPKGREGEGPQEKAYDTEIYHRYEIERIAKIAFESARLRNKNVYSIDKANVLQSSILWREVVEEVAKGYPDVTLNHMYIDNATMQLIKDPSQFDVMLCSNIFGDIISDECAMITGSMGMLPSASLNESNFGLYEPAGGSAPDIAGKNIANPVAQILSAALMLRYSLGEEEAAQSIEAAVSKALSAGELTADLAGDKPALTTSAMGDKIAEYILNS, encoded by the coding sequence ATGACAAACAAAACATACAAAATTGCGGTTCTACCAGGTGATGGCATTGGTCCTGAAGTGATGGAACAAGCACATAAAGTTCTGGATGCAATTGAGAAAAAACACGCAATTTCATTTTCACGTGAGCAACATGATGTTGGCGGTATTGCCATTGATAACCACGGTTGCCCACTTCCTGAAAGCACAGTGAAAGGCTGTGAAGAATCTGATGCGGTATTATTTGGTTCTGTTGGTGGCCCAAAATGGGAACACCTTCCACCAAATGACCAACCAGAGCGTGGTGCTCTACTTCCTCTTCGTAAGCACTTCCAACTGTTCTGTAATCTTCGCCCAGCACAGATCCACAAAGGATTAGAAAACTTCTCTCCTCTACGTGCTGATATTTCTGAACGTGGTTTTGATATCGTCGTTGTTCGTGAACTGACGGGTGGTATCTACTTTGGTCAACCAAAAGGCCGTGAAGGTGAAGGTCCTCAAGAGAAAGCGTACGATACTGAAATTTATCATCGTTATGAGATTGAACGCATTGCAAAAATTGCTTTTGAATCTGCTCGTCTACGTAATAAAAACGTTTACTCTATTGATAAAGCTAACGTTCTACAAAGCTCTATTTTATGGCGTGAAGTAGTAGAAGAAGTGGCCAAAGGCTACCCTGATGTAACCCTAAATCATATGTACATTGATAACGCGACCATGCAGCTAATCAAAGATCCATCTCAGTTTGACGTGATGCTATGTTCAAACATCTTTGGTGACATCATCTCTGATGAGTGTGCAATGATCACAGGTTCAATGGGCATGCTTCCTTCTGCTAGTTTAAATGAGAGCAACTTTGGTTTGTATGAACCTGCAGGTGGTTCAGCGCCTGATATCGCAGGTAAAAATATTGCTAACCCTGTTGCTCAGATCTTATCTGCAGCACTCATGCTACGTTATAGCCTAGGTGAAGAAGAAGCAGCACAAAGTATTGAAGCTGCCGTATCTAAAGCGCTATCAGCCGGTGAACTAACGGCAGATCTAGCCGGTGATAAACCAGCACTAACTACATCAGCAATGGGCGATAAAATCGCTGAGTACATTTTGAATTCGTAA
- the leuA gene encoding 2-isopropylmalate synthase has protein sequence MSDQVIIFDTTLRDGEQALSASLTVKEKLQIAYALERLGVDVIEAGFPVSSPGDFESVKTIAQHIKNSRICGLSRAVAKDIDAAAEALKVAEAFRIHTFISTSTVHVQDKLRRSYDDVVEMGVKAVKHARKYTDDVEFSCEDAGRTPIDNLCRMVEAAINAGANTINIPDTVGYTVPGEFGGIVQTLFNRVPNIDKAIISVHCHDDLGMSVANSIAAVQAGARQVEGTINGIGERAGNCSLEEIAMILKTRSEYLGVHTNLKHDEIHRTSKLVSQLCNMPIQSNKAIVGANAFSHSSGIHQDGMLKNKNTYEIMTPESIGLKNQALNLTSRSGRAAVKSHMDEMGYKEDEYNLDTLYADFVKLADRKGQVFDYDLEALMHFANLRDEDDFYKLNYLSVQSGSVMATTSIKLLCGDEEKCEAAVGNGPVDALYQCIYKLTGYDIVLDKFDLTAKGEGEDGLGQADIIANYKGRKYHGTGLATDIIEASGQALLHVINSIHRADQIAEIKQKKVETV, from the coding sequence ATGAGCGATCAAGTCATTATCTTCGACACCACCCTACGTGATGGCGAACAAGCACTATCAGCAAGTCTAACGGTTAAAGAAAAATTGCAGATTGCTTATGCGCTTGAGCGTTTAGGAGTCGATGTCATTGAAGCCGGTTTTCCGGTGTCATCTCCGGGTGATTTTGAATCAGTAAAAACCATTGCCCAGCATATTAAAAACAGTCGAATTTGTGGTCTTTCTCGTGCTGTTGCAAAAGACATTGATGCCGCAGCTGAGGCGCTAAAAGTCGCTGAAGCGTTCCGAATTCACACCTTCATTTCAACCTCTACCGTTCATGTTCAAGATAAATTACGCCGTAGCTACGATGATGTGGTTGAAATGGGCGTAAAAGCAGTAAAACACGCACGTAAATATACGGATGATGTTGAGTTTTCTTGTGAAGATGCAGGCCGTACTCCTATCGATAATCTATGCCGCATGGTTGAAGCCGCTATTAATGCAGGTGCCAATACCATCAACATTCCTGACACCGTTGGCTATACCGTTCCAGGTGAATTTGGTGGCATTGTTCAAACCCTATTTAACCGTGTTCCTAATATAGATAAAGCCATCATTTCTGTTCACTGTCATGATGATTTGGGTATGTCGGTTGCCAACTCCATTGCTGCTGTTCAAGCAGGCGCTCGACAAGTTGAAGGAACGATTAATGGTATTGGTGAACGTGCTGGTAACTGCTCTCTAGAAGAGATCGCCATGATCCTAAAAACACGTTCTGAATATCTAGGTGTACACACCAACCTTAAACACGATGAGATTCACCGCACCAGTAAACTAGTGAGTCAGCTTTGTAATATGCCAATTCAAAGTAATAAGGCTATCGTAGGCGCAAACGCTTTTAGCCATTCATCAGGCATTCACCAAGATGGCATGCTAAAGAATAAAAACACTTATGAAATCATGACGCCAGAGTCGATTGGCCTTAAAAACCAAGCACTAAACCTAACCAGTCGTTCAGGTCGTGCAGCAGTAAAAAGTCATATGGATGAAATGGGTTATAAAGAAGACGAATACAACCTAGACACCCTTTATGCTGATTTCGTAAAGCTGGCAGATCGTAAAGGACAAGTATTTGATTACGATTTAGAAGCACTAATGCATTTTGCTAACCTGCGCGATGAAGATGACTTCTATAAGTTGAACTATCTAAGTGTGCAATCAGGCAGCGTCATGGCAACCACGAGTATCAAGTTACTTTGTGGTGACGAGGAGAAATGCGAAGCCGCTGTCGGTAATGGTCCTGTAGACGCACTTTATCAATGTATCTACAAACTAACAGGCTACGACATCGTGCTAGATAAGTTTGATTTAACCGCTAAAGGCGAAGGTGAAGATGGCTTAGGTCAAGCAGATATTATTGCCAATTACAAAGGTCGTAAATATCACGGTACCGGTTTAGCGACCGATATTATCGAAGCATCAGGACAAGCACTACTTCACGTAATCAATAGTATTCACCGTGCTGATCAAATTGCTGAAATTAAACAGAAAAAAGTAGAAACCGTTTAG
- a CDS encoding TetR/AcrR family transcriptional regulator, which produces MKQSGRPKGESEVREKLIFHARELFVSMPYNKVSTRLIATNANVNIAMIRYYFGNKEGLFEAMFKETIAPVTQQFQRLLKDDTEQDLVEFMRAYYKAMIKVPAFPKLILRIMDAESEQQAALQQIIIGILQPMQNKLFDPQKSKALFKNGVDPIKARLSLMSLMIFPFLAPKKMLELHNIELNETFLMELLEHNIRLLGEGLLKNKRDTDNENK; this is translated from the coding sequence ATGAAGCAGTCAGGAAGGCCTAAAGGTGAATCAGAAGTTCGAGAAAAACTCATTTTTCATGCGAGAGAGCTTTTTGTTTCCATGCCCTATAACAAAGTATCGACGAGGCTCATAGCCACTAATGCTAATGTAAATATTGCCATGATCCGTTATTACTTTGGAAACAAAGAAGGACTTTTTGAGGCGATGTTTAAGGAGACTATTGCTCCTGTTACGCAGCAATTTCAACGATTATTAAAAGATGATACTGAACAAGATCTGGTTGAGTTTATGCGAGCGTATTATAAGGCCATGATTAAAGTTCCAGCCTTTCCTAAATTAATCCTGCGCATTATGGATGCTGAGAGTGAACAGCAAGCGGCACTTCAGCAAATCATTATTGGGATATTGCAGCCAATGCAAAACAAATTATTCGATCCCCAAAAAAGTAAGGCGTTATTTAAAAATGGAGTTGATCCAATTAAAGCTCGTCTTTCGTTAATGAGTTTAATGATTTTTCCATTTCTTGCCCCTAAGAAAATGTTAGAGCTTCATAATATTGAGTTGAATGAAACGTTTTTGATGGAATTACTAGAACATAATATTCGTTTATTAGGCGAAGGATTATTAAAAAATAAAAGAGATACAGATAATGAAAATAAATAA
- a CDS encoding HlyD family secretion protein, whose translation MKINKKYLFFPVVAVGVIVLITITKLRPDAETKPLEDRSKVVNIQLLEPQSIAPQAIGYGKIRPKFEWKAIAEVSGKVVYRHPELHKGNILLAGTEVLRIDPLDYELKLAQAEADLGSSQTQLAKVDLEEKNIRNTLKIEKNRLSISKKELSRKINLQKKGLTSQSDLDQQNQSYLAQQKVVQDIQNQILLLPDEKKVAAAMVKVNQAKLEEAQRSLEKTSIILPTDVRISEVDIEADQVVNLQQTMFIAHGIKTMEMEAQISIHDMQTLAQSVKAFQLSEQGMPNIDSLPLTANVELSSGRFDAKWEAKVARISETVDPNQATVGVILEIDQNYRALQPNSLPPLVNGMFVKARIEGDASEQWVIPESALHGDKIYLLGQDNKLIILPVEIVYRRNNQVVVVGDIKSNDRLILNDLLPAINGMQLRLAKSNNDEEPVQ comes from the coding sequence ATGAAAATAAATAAGAAATACCTCTTTTTTCCAGTTGTTGCAGTTGGTGTGATTGTTCTTATTACTATCACAAAATTACGTCCAGACGCTGAAACTAAGCCACTTGAAGACCGTTCAAAAGTCGTCAATATCCAACTATTAGAGCCTCAATCAATCGCCCCTCAAGCCATTGGTTATGGAAAAATCAGACCGAAGTTTGAATGGAAAGCCATTGCGGAAGTATCAGGCAAAGTGGTGTATCGCCATCCTGAATTACATAAAGGAAATATTTTATTAGCCGGAACTGAAGTACTGAGAATAGATCCATTGGATTATGAGTTAAAACTCGCTCAAGCAGAAGCGGACTTAGGATCGAGCCAAACTCAATTAGCAAAAGTGGATTTAGAAGAAAAAAACATTCGAAATACATTAAAAATAGAAAAAAACCGACTTTCTATCAGTAAGAAAGAGTTAAGCCGTAAAATAAATTTGCAAAAGAAAGGGTTAACGTCTCAATCGGATTTAGACCAGCAGAATCAATCCTATTTAGCACAGCAGAAAGTGGTTCAAGATATTCAAAATCAAATCTTATTATTGCCTGATGAAAAAAAAGTAGCAGCGGCAATGGTTAAGGTAAACCAAGCTAAATTAGAAGAAGCGCAACGCTCTTTAGAAAAAACTTCGATTATATTACCAACAGATGTGCGAATTTCTGAGGTGGATATTGAAGCGGATCAAGTAGTTAATCTACAGCAAACCATGTTTATTGCGCATGGAATTAAAACCATGGAGATGGAAGCGCAAATCTCTATTCATGACATGCAGACATTAGCTCAAAGTGTGAAAGCTTTTCAGCTAAGTGAACAAGGTATGCCAAATATTGATTCATTACCATTAACGGCGAATGTGGAATTAAGCAGTGGTCGCTTTGATGCTAAATGGGAAGCGAAAGTCGCTCGTATTAGTGAAACTGTCGATCCAAATCAAGCAACGGTTGGTGTCATTTTAGAAATAGATCAAAATTACCGAGCTTTGCAACCTAACTCATTGCCACCATTAGTGAATGGGATGTTTGTGAAGGCAAGGATCGAGGGTGACGCGTCAGAGCAGTGGGTGATCCCTGAAAGTGCGTTGCATGGCGATAAGATCTATTTATTAGGGCAAGATAACAAATTAATTATCCTTCCGGTTGAGATTGTTTATCGACGCAATAACCAAGTTGTCGTTGTTGGAGATATTAAGAGTAATGATCGTTTGATCTTAAATGATCTGCTGCCTGCGATTAATGGCATGCAATTGCGTTTGGCCAAATCAAATAATGATGAGGAGCCTGTTCAATGA
- a CDS encoding DUF481 domain-containing protein encodes MCVKKGLLTGLIAISASVHASEIDIEDADTSSSSPNSIEIDYGNDRSLSQNCSLESVYTSGTNSHVDEEKYYLSKDDCEAGTKELTLEKKPSINPVISQLEAEMEEPDTTPPSPWKSQIEFGYQSSKGNDDSQSLNGRLEASYTAGQHRHTGEVKYYLAKDDGETDKDQLSLNLQSDYKISPDYYLYANFKGLNTKYSAYFNDYTFSGGLGYQVSNTEKLLLEVEFGPGFRYQNPNLDEIDDDDLILPETVQEPIIRTNVRTSWKALSNLTLAGEVTVTAGHSNTRVDSEVSVTNNITEEIALKVAQSQQYLDRVPPGLSNTDSVFSINLLFSF; translated from the coding sequence ATGTGTGTTAAAAAAGGTTTACTTACAGGGCTTATCGCAATCAGTGCATCTGTTCATGCAAGTGAGATCGATATTGAAGACGCAGATACATCATCTTCCTCTCCTAACTCAATCGAAATAGATTATGGAAACGATCGCTCATTATCTCAAAATTGTAGTCTAGAATCGGTTTATACCTCTGGGACGAACTCCCATGTGGATGAAGAAAAATATTATTTATCCAAAGATGACTGTGAAGCAGGGACAAAAGAGTTAACACTTGAGAAAAAACCAAGTATTAACCCTGTCATTAGTCAACTAGAAGCGGAAATGGAAGAACCTGATACAACACCACCTTCACCATGGAAAAGCCAAATTGAATTCGGTTACCAATCAAGTAAAGGTAATGATGATTCTCAATCTCTTAATGGTCGTTTAGAAGCCAGCTACACTGCTGGACAGCATCGTCATACTGGTGAGGTTAAATACTACCTAGCAAAAGATGATGGTGAAACAGATAAAGACCAATTAAGCCTTAATTTACAGAGTGACTATAAAATCAGTCCTGATTACTATCTCTATGCCAACTTTAAAGGGTTAAATACCAAATATAGCGCATACTTCAATGACTATACCTTTTCGGGTGGTTTGGGTTACCAAGTCAGTAATACAGAAAAATTACTATTGGAAGTGGAATTTGGTCCAGGTTTTCGTTACCAAAATCCAAACCTTGATGAAATTGATGATGATGACTTAATCCTGCCAGAGACGGTACAAGAGCCAATTATTCGAACTAATGTGCGTACATCTTGGAAGGCTCTTAGTAACCTAACATTAGCTGGAGAAGTTACCGTCACAGCTGGTCACAGTAACACTCGTGTGGATTCAGAAGTCAGTGTGACAAACAACATCACAGAAGAAATCGCCCTAAAGGTTGCGCAATCACAACAGTATTTAGATCGCGTACCTCCAGGGCTAAGTAATACCGATTCCGTATTCTCAATTAACTTACTGTTTTCATTCTAA
- a CDS encoding replicative DNA helicase, which produces MADNRKQNRKPDAQVDALKVPPHSLEAEQSVLGGLLLDNERWDTVAEKVVASDFYSRPHRLIFESLKAILEDSLPLDLITLSEHLERHENLDSVGGFAYLADLAKNTPSAANINAYADIVRERAMVRNLIGVANEIADAGYDPQGRTSEDLLDMAESKVFAIAEERTTENEGPQNVDSILEKTLERIEILYQTPQDGVTGVSTGFTDLNKKTAGLQGSDLIIVAARPSMGKTTFAMNLCENAAMDQDKPVLIFSLEMPAEQLMMRMLASLSRVDQTKIRTGQLDDEDWARISSTMGILTQKKNMYIDDSSGLTPTELRSRARRVARESGGLSMIMVDYLQLMRVPGLQDNRTLEISEISRSLKALAKELNVPVVALSQLNRSLEQRADKRPINSDLRESGAIEQDADLIMFIYRDEVYNPESNRKGIAEIIIGKQRNGPIGSVSLTFQGQFSRFDNYAGPAFDDE; this is translated from the coding sequence ATGGCTGATAATCGTAAGCAAAATCGCAAACCAGACGCACAAGTTGATGCGTTAAAAGTACCACCGCATTCGTTAGAAGCTGAACAATCGGTTTTAGGTGGCTTGCTACTTGATAATGAACGCTGGGATACGGTTGCCGAAAAAGTAGTGGCAAGTGATTTTTATAGTCGCCCACATAGACTGATTTTTGAATCACTTAAAGCCATCCTAGAAGACAGTTTGCCTTTGGATTTGATCACCTTATCAGAGCATCTTGAACGTCATGAAAATTTAGATTCGGTAGGTGGCTTTGCTTATTTAGCTGATTTAGCTAAAAACACGCCAAGTGCTGCAAACATCAATGCTTATGCTGATATTGTACGTGAGCGTGCAATGGTACGTAACCTGATTGGTGTTGCGAATGAGATTGCAGATGCAGGTTATGATCCTCAGGGTCGAACTTCTGAAGATTTACTTGATATGGCGGAGAGTAAAGTTTTTGCCATTGCAGAAGAGCGAACTACCGAAAATGAAGGCCCTCAAAATGTCGATTCAATTCTAGAGAAAACGTTAGAACGTATCGAGATTTTATACCAAACTCCGCAAGATGGGGTAACGGGGGTTTCAACTGGTTTTACTGACCTCAATAAGAAAACCGCAGGTTTACAAGGGTCAGATTTGATTATCGTTGCTGCTCGTCCATCGATGGGTAAAACTACTTTTGCGATGAACTTATGTGAAAACGCAGCAATGGACCAAGATAAACCCGTCCTTATCTTTTCTTTAGAGATGCCCGCAGAACAGCTAATGATGCGTATGTTGGCTTCTCTTTCTCGTGTAGACCAAACTAAAATTCGTACCGGCCAGCTTGATGACGAAGATTGGGCTCGTATTTCTTCTACTATGGGCATTTTGACTCAGAAGAAAAACATGTATATCGATGATAGCTCAGGCTTAACACCGACAGAATTACGTTCACGTGCTCGTCGTGTTGCGCGTGAATCTGGTGGTCTAAGTATGATCATGGTCGATTACCTTCAATTAATGCGTGTACCTGGCTTGCAAGATAACCGTACGTTAGAGATCTCTGAAATATCACGCTCGTTAAAAGCGTTAGCTAAAGAGTTGAACGTTCCTGTTGTGGCGCTGTCGCAACTTAACCGTTCCCTAGAGCAACGTGCAGATAAACGTCCGATTAACTCGGATTTGCGTGAATCGGGTGCGATCGAGCAGGATGCCGATTTAATCATGTTTATTTACCGTGATGAGGTATATAACCCTGAGAGTAATCGTAAAGGTATCGCTGAAATTATTATTGGTAAGCAACGTAACGGTCCTATCGGTTCTGTTAGCTTGACTTTCCAAGGGCAATTTTCTCGTTTTGATAATTACGCAGGCCCTGCGTTTGATGATGAATAA